The proteins below are encoded in one region of Eisenibacter elegans DSM 3317:
- a CDS encoding PAS domain S-box protein yields MFIKTSGAAQISAASLLVLPLSFNERVYGVMEVIYVQKLEKQYLELLKVASRNIATALESIYNNTRTKALLEESYRQTEMLRSAEEELRQNLEELQATQEMVESKQQEVEEIVTRYEQILEGCVDCVISISQEGIIDFFNQAAERLWGYDRNEVMGKNVKTLMPQEHSHNHDQYLHNYMTTHVPQVIGKGRKVEALTKSGELVPIFLTLSEARLKDGQHVFTAFIKDLRYMQIQ; encoded by the coding sequence GTGTTCATAAAAACCAGCGGAGCAGCACAAATCAGCGCAGCAAGTCTGTTGGTATTGCCACTCTCATTCAATGAACGCGTCTATGGAGTGATGGAGGTGATTTATGTACAAAAACTAGAAAAACAGTATCTCGAACTACTCAAAGTAGCCTCCCGAAATATTGCTACAGCACTTGAAAGCATCTACAACAATACCCGCACCAAGGCGCTCTTAGAAGAATCTTATCGACAAACAGAAATGTTACGCTCGGCAGAGGAAGAGCTACGTCAAAACCTTGAGGAACTCCAAGCAACACAAGAGATGGTAGAGTCCAAACAACAAGAAGTAGAAGAGATTGTAACACGCTATGAGCAGATATTGGAGGGTTGTGTAGACTGTGTAATCAGTATCAGTCAAGAAGGGATTATTGATTTCTTCAATCAAGCTGCTGAACGCCTTTGGGGGTACGACCGCAATGAGGTAATGGGCAAGAATGTCAAAACACTGATGCCTCAAGAACATAGCCACAACCACGATCAATACCTACACAACTATATGACCACACACGTTCCCCAGGTTATCGGAAAGGGTCGTAAGGTGGAGGCCTTAACCAAAAGCGGGGAACTAGTCCCCATTTTTCTTACATTGAGCGAAGCCCGCCTCAAAGACGGGCAACATGTCTTCACGGCTTTCATCAAAGATTTGCGCTATATGCAAATTCAATAA
- a CDS encoding GAF domain-containing protein: MSTSKQTYTQDAFEKLRAEFEQKEKAMQERIWLDSNVAKFDEVIRLNYSQDTQSFAKAITNYTAETTEALSAVFYHLDSATTLLKPLASYAMLIEDLPQKQVTLGQGLVGQAAETGKVIFLSKYRRKMCS; the protein is encoded by the coding sequence ATGAGTACCTCCAAACAAACCTACACACAAGATGCCTTTGAAAAACTCCGCGCAGAGTTTGAGCAAAAAGAAAAAGCGATGCAAGAACGCATCTGGCTCGATTCTAATGTAGCTAAATTTGATGAGGTGATTCGCCTCAACTACTCACAAGACACACAGAGCTTTGCCAAGGCCATCACTAACTATACCGCAGAAACCACAGAAGCACTTAGCGCGGTTTTCTATCACCTCGACAGCGCAACCACCCTGCTCAAACCTTTGGCCAGCTATGCGATGCTGATAGAAGATTTGCCCCAAAAGCAAGTTACTCTTGGACAAGGGCTGGTGGGGCAGGCTGCCGAAACAGGCAAGGTGATTTTTTTGAGCAAATACCGGCGCAAAATGTGTTCATAA
- a CDS encoding PP2C family protein-serine/threonine phosphatase produces the protein MLVCEIFPEERGHTLREYRGDRQSIGGLSLDKELVFTQTQFCLKPGDQLYIATDGVSDICNPQHKTFGKNRLKDLIRTVANYTFNQQKYNIERVLSNFQSTAEQRDDVTLVGLKI, from the coding sequence TTGTTGGTCTGTGAGATATTCCCCGAAGAGCGTGGACATACCCTGCGAGAGTACCGAGGCGATCGGCAATCTATCGGAGGGCTGAGCTTAGACAAGGAACTGGTCTTTACCCAAACACAATTTTGCCTCAAACCCGGAGACCAACTTTACATTGCTACCGACGGGGTAAGCGATATCTGTAACCCTCAGCACAAAACTTTTGGCAAAAATCGCCTCAAAGACCTCATCCGTACTGTGGCCAATTATACTTTCAACCAACAAAAGTATAACATCGAACGGGTCTTGAGCAATTTCCAAAGCACTGCCGAACAACGAGACGACGTAACACTGGTCGGCTTGAAAATATAA
- a CDS encoding GAF domain-containing protein, which translates to MLPTISDEQIAWLAQQKVALNQVLHDFFNTDTPAFCKAVLYHLAENLQSIQALMYYYEANDNVLYPVAAYAQTLPTTPLQIGQGLLGQVAETQVLKHFRDIPAKHAIVPFNTLDIYLSQTIALPIVNRGQIKAVMQFDFVLPPPQAGLDRWGTSGVFGSQNRFVGL; encoded by the coding sequence ATGCTTCCTACTATTTCTGACGAGCAGATTGCTTGGTTAGCACAGCAAAAAGTGGCACTTAACCAAGTTCTGCACGATTTTTTCAATACAGATACCCCTGCTTTTTGTAAGGCAGTGCTTTATCATTTGGCTGAAAACCTACAAAGCATACAGGCCTTGATGTATTATTACGAAGCAAATGACAATGTACTCTATCCGGTGGCGGCCTACGCCCAAACACTCCCTACCACCCCATTACAAATAGGGCAGGGTTTACTCGGCCAAGTAGCCGAAACACAAGTACTCAAACATTTTAGAGACATTCCTGCCAAGCACGCCATTGTGCCATTCAATACACTTGATATATACCTGAGCCAAACGATTGCGCTACCTATTGTCAATCGTGGGCAGATCAAAGCCGTAATGCAGTTTGACTTTGTGCTTCCTCCGCCTCAGGCCGGCCTTGATAGATGGGGTACAAGTGGTGTTTTCGGGAGCCAAAATAGATTTGTTGGTCTGTGA
- the hemF gene encoding oxygen-dependent coproporphyrinogen oxidase — MLDKDTISAEFKTLQDNICQALEAADGSGKFVEDQWQREGGGGGRSRVLQDGSVLEKGGVGFSAVYGNTPEALQQKMGFPQGEFFATGVSIVMHPHNPHVPIIHMNVRYFELSNGTFWFGGGIDLTPHYIVPEQAAYFHQQLKQVCDKHNPAYYPEFKAWADRYFYLPHRQETRGIGGIFFDRLKPEGRRDKTALHTFVMNVGRAFAPIYTHLIALNKDKPYTEAQKEWQLLRRGRYVEFNLVWDQGTKFGLETGGRTESILMSLPQHASWRYNHQVQADSPEAQTLAQLKQGIDWFSI, encoded by the coding sequence ATGTTGGATAAAGACACCATCAGCGCCGAATTCAAAACCCTCCAAGACAATATTTGCCAAGCCCTTGAGGCTGCCGACGGTAGTGGCAAATTTGTCGAAGACCAATGGCAGCGCGAAGGCGGCGGCGGCGGGCGCTCCCGTGTGTTACAAGACGGCTCCGTGCTCGAAAAAGGCGGTGTAGGTTTTTCGGCTGTATATGGCAACACGCCCGAGGCCCTACAACAGAAAATGGGCTTCCCCCAAGGGGAGTTTTTTGCTACTGGAGTCTCTATCGTGATGCATCCCCACAACCCACACGTGCCCATCATCCATATGAATGTCCGCTATTTTGAGTTGAGCAATGGCACATTTTGGTTTGGAGGTGGCATAGACCTCACCCCACACTACATCGTGCCCGAACAAGCTGCCTACTTCCACCAACAACTCAAACAAGTGTGTGATAAACACAATCCTGCCTACTACCCTGAGTTCAAGGCCTGGGCCGACCGCTACTTCTACCTCCCCCACCGCCAAGAAACACGCGGTATAGGGGGTATCTTCTTTGACCGCCTCAAACCAGAAGGTCGACGTGATAAAACCGCCCTACACACATTTGTAATGAATGTAGGCCGCGCCTTTGCCCCGATATACACCCACCTCATAGCCCTCAATAAAGATAAGCCCTATACCGAGGCTCAAAAGGAATGGCAGTTGCTCCGTCGTGGGCGCTACGTAGAGTTCAACTTGGTGTGGGACCAAGGCACCAAGTTTGGGCTCGAAACCGGCGGGCGTACCGAGTCTATCCTGATGAGCCTCCCCCAACACGCCTCTTGGCGTTACAACCACCAAGTCCAGGCCGATAGCCCCGAAGCCCAAACACTAGCCCAGCTCAAACAAGGCATTGACTGGTTTAGTATCTAA
- a CDS encoding DUF1987 domain-containing protein gives MENIIIAANKRTPAVSFEFTKGELSITGRSIPEDAFAFYSQLLLWLENYTHQHTAPQTTITISLDYYNTSSSMYLLNMLKILDELAAKGHPVLLKWYFYEEDVEGWVETFEESLIPMLKHVQSELIHFKE, from the coding sequence ATGGAGAATATCATCATCGCAGCCAACAAACGTACGCCCGCCGTCTCTTTTGAGTTTACCAAGGGCGAATTGAGTATTACGGGGCGCTCTATTCCTGAGGATGCTTTTGCGTTTTACAGTCAGTTGCTGCTGTGGCTCGAAAACTACACCCATCAGCACACAGCGCCTCAAACTACCATCACCATCAGCCTCGACTATTACAATACCAGCTCCAGTATGTACTTGCTCAATATGCTCAAAATACTTGATGAGTTAGCAGCCAAAGGACATCCTGTTTTGCTGAAATGGTATTTTTATGAAGAAGACGTAGAGGGTTGGGTAGAGACATTTGAAGAATCTCTCATCCCGATGCTCAAGCACGTACAATCAGAGCTGATTCATTTCAAGGAGTAG
- a CDS encoding BamA/TamA family outer membrane protein, with product MKYRHILENRFRWLSVLCGLSLGLGSCISTKTWKEGSYMFVKEEFKGNKTVSSYDLYELSRQKPNATILITKPYVWLYQIGERFYNQEKANSNYDNAKSKYSALISEAEQKEQPKKVLRLEKKQDRKLARLEAAKEKGNMLMRIMGEPPVFYDRAAAEATRESVGAYLRTKGFFDNTVRLEEHPNERKQRMAITFQVQENERRYLRDIQYNTFGDTALDSLLKAHSQSAKLKPGQPYDESNFSTERVRIEQEMRNNGYFNFSRQYILFKLDTTVTDSLDKRKLIDVTVLINPIAPKVYHKIHYISDIRFYSNDPRRRRRSERRVEYYPERDSLHQVSYTYESEQIYYSPKVLSTRIKTQPGDRYSQDRISQTQRAMANLDMFKFVNMSFDTTATRFAVNIFTNPLQKFNFSAETGMNITQGARVPAPFVNFSIRDRNLFQGCEILEAKVQYSLDAQAGFSQQQDAGLLYTSQEFNVTTSLIFPQVLFPSRLRFQFNRFNPQTRLSLGVNYTQRPEYTRSGVQTSINYLGTLRQSTFQLTLVELNVVNTLSISRDFDLLLRNLERQGNPIRQSFDRAFVSSTYFTYTYNEEGKEGVKHPRYLRTLVELGGNIPHLLSNATGAEPGQLFNLKYFQFWRLTLTGHYRHSYPNKKALAFRVHSGIAAPFNTSNTLPYEKFFFGGGSNSLRAWQPRRLGPGSYAQFDERGRLSYTNEQPGEIILEANIEYRFPMFSFIHGAFFVDAGNTWMISPDPTRPGANFEVNRFYEEIAIGTGFGLRFDFSFLILRFDAGLKVYNPGLPARDALRWSILDFDWRSPFSNNQLLLNIGIGYPF from the coding sequence GTGAAATATAGGCATATTTTAGAAAATCGCTTCCGTTGGCTGTCGGTTTTGTGTGGCCTGAGCTTAGGCTTGGGCAGTTGTATTAGTACTAAGACCTGGAAAGAGGGCAGTTATATGTTTGTCAAAGAAGAGTTTAAGGGCAACAAAACTGTTTCTAGCTATGATTTGTACGAGCTATCACGTCAGAAGCCCAATGCTACTATCCTAATTACCAAACCTTATGTTTGGCTCTATCAGATTGGCGAACGCTTCTACAACCAAGAAAAGGCCAATAGCAATTATGATAATGCTAAGAGCAAATACAGCGCCCTTATCAGCGAAGCCGAACAAAAGGAGCAGCCTAAAAAAGTATTGCGGCTCGAAAAGAAGCAAGACCGTAAACTGGCGCGCCTAGAAGCCGCCAAAGAAAAAGGCAATATGTTGATGCGCATTATGGGAGAACCGCCAGTGTTTTATGACCGTGCGGCGGCAGAGGCCACCCGTGAGTCTGTAGGCGCATATTTGCGCACCAAGGGCTTTTTTGACAATACTGTCCGACTCGAAGAACATCCCAACGAACGCAAACAACGGATGGCCATCACATTTCAGGTTCAAGAAAATGAACGCAGGTATCTCCGTGATATTCAGTACAATACTTTTGGCGATACGGCCTTAGACTCCTTGTTGAAAGCCCATAGCCAAAGCGCCAAACTCAAGCCCGGGCAGCCCTATGACGAAAGTAACTTTAGCACTGAACGCGTGCGCATAGAACAAGAAATGCGCAACAATGGATATTTTAACTTTTCAAGACAATACATCCTTTTCAAGCTCGATACCACTGTTACAGACAGCCTAGACAAGCGCAAACTCATTGATGTAACGGTTTTGATCAACCCAATAGCCCCTAAGGTTTATCACAAAATACATTATATTTCTGATATCCGATTTTATTCTAATGACCCACGCCGCCGCCGCCGCTCCGAGCGCCGTGTAGAATATTACCCCGAACGCGACAGCCTCCATCAGGTCAGTTATACTTATGAAAGCGAGCAGATTTATTACTCTCCCAAGGTACTGAGTACCAGGATAAAAACTCAGCCCGGAGACCGCTACAGCCAAGACCGTATCTCACAGACACAGCGGGCAATGGCCAACTTGGACATGTTCAAGTTCGTGAATATGAGCTTTGACACCACAGCCACACGCTTTGCAGTAAATATTTTTACCAATCCATTGCAGAAGTTTAACTTCAGTGCCGAAACAGGGATGAATATTACACAAGGCGCACGTGTGCCTGCTCCTTTTGTCAATTTCAGTATCCGTGATAGAAACCTTTTTCAGGGGTGTGAGATTTTGGAGGCCAAAGTACAATACAGCCTAGATGCGCAAGCAGGCTTCAGCCAACAGCAAGACGCAGGTCTGCTCTATACCAGCCAAGAGTTTAATGTTACGACATCGCTCATCTTTCCACAAGTGCTCTTTCCCTCACGGCTGAGGTTTCAGTTCAACCGCTTCAACCCTCAAACACGACTCTCCCTTGGGGTCAATTATACTCAACGCCCCGAGTATACCCGCTCCGGGGTTCAGACTTCTATCAACTACTTGGGAACCCTGCGGCAATCTACCTTCCAGCTGACCTTGGTAGAGCTAAACGTAGTCAATACCTTGAGTATCAGCAGGGATTTTGACTTGCTCCTGCGCAACCTAGAACGCCAAGGCAACCCTATCCGCCAAAGCTTTGACCGCGCCTTTGTATCCAGCACTTATTTCACCTATACCTACAACGAAGAAGGCAAAGAAGGCGTGAAGCACCCTCGCTATTTGCGTACCTTGGTGGAGCTAGGGGGAAATATTCCGCACCTACTCAGCAATGCTACAGGCGCAGAGCCGGGGCAATTGTTTAACCTCAAGTACTTCCAATTTTGGCGCTTGACCCTCACCGGACATTACCGCCACAGCTACCCCAACAAAAAAGCACTGGCCTTCAGAGTACACAGCGGTATTGCTGCGCCCTTCAATACTTCCAATACGCTTCCGTATGAAAAGTTCTTCTTTGGTGGGGGCTCCAACAGCCTTCGCGCCTGGCAACCAAGACGCTTGGGCCCGGGCTCTTATGCTCAGTTTGATGAGCGGGGGCGCTTGAGCTATACCAACGAACAACCCGGCGAAATTATCTTAGAAGCCAACATAGAGTACCGCTTCCCGATGTTTAGCTTCATACACGGTGCTTTTTTCGTAGATGCAGGTAATACTTGGATGATAAGCCCTGACCCTACGCGCCCGGGAGCCAACTTTGAGGTGAATCGCTTTTATGAAGAAATAGCCATCGGAACTGGTTTTGGTTTACGATTTGACTTCTCTTTTCTTATCCTACGTTTCGATGCCGGCCTGAAAGTCTACAACCCTGGCCTGCCCGCCCGCGATGCGCTGCGTTGGAGTATCCTCGATTTTGATTGGAGAAGCCCCTTTAGCAACAACCAACTACTACTTAACATCGGGATTGGCTATCCGTTTTGA
- a CDS encoding TrmH family RNA methyltransferase: protein MITKAQQKYIKALQIKKYRKLHQAFLVEGEKSLVELLTDTRWPVETLYCTELFYEKYATLIQQRAASYILTTADDLAKAGTLTNNQAGLAVVPWFVWPDLGNPTQGRWLILDDIQDPGNLGTILRIADWYGLQGIVCSIGTVDVYNPKVVMASMGALLRMPVYYTDLQEFIAQQSLPIYAAMLEGKNVHQFNFSPQGGLLLMGNEGHGVQPELLQYVQHSLHIPRYGLSESLNVAIATAVLCDNWLRDFGG from the coding sequence ATGATAACCAAAGCACAGCAGAAGTATATCAAAGCATTGCAAATTAAAAAGTATCGTAAACTACACCAAGCCTTTTTGGTAGAAGGTGAAAAAAGTTTGGTCGAATTGCTCACAGACACACGCTGGCCGGTCGAAACCTTGTACTGTACGGAGTTATTTTATGAAAAATATGCCACACTCATTCAACAGAGGGCGGCTTCATACATACTTACTACTGCTGATGACTTGGCCAAAGCTGGCACATTGACCAACAACCAGGCCGGCTTGGCTGTTGTGCCTTGGTTTGTGTGGCCTGATTTGGGTAACCCTACCCAAGGGCGGTGGCTTATCTTAGATGACATCCAAGACCCGGGCAACTTAGGAACTATCTTGCGCATTGCTGATTGGTATGGCCTCCAAGGCATCGTTTGCTCTATCGGTACAGTAGATGTATATAACCCCAAAGTAGTGATGGCCTCGATGGGCGCACTCCTTCGAATGCCTGTATACTACACTGATTTACAAGAATTTATAGCCCAACAATCCTTGCCCATTTATGCGGCTATGTTAGAAGGGAAAAACGTACACCAGTTCAACTTCAGCCCCCAAGGTGGTCTACTCCTGATGGGCAACGAAGGCCACGGCGTACAGCCCGAACTACTTCAGTATGTACAACACTCCCTACATATCCCCCGGTATGGCCTCTCTGAGTCTCTCAACGTCGCCATTGCCACCGCAGTGCTCTGCGACAACTGGCTGCGGGACTTTGGTGGATGA
- a CDS encoding M28 family peptidase: MFRYCVRQQPSLNDIIRSNHYNYWQAGYPAIMITDTSFLRNPNYHQATDTIDTLDFERMAAVIAKGF; this comes from the coding sequence ATGTTCAGGTATTGTGTGCGCCAACAGCCTTCCTTAAATGACATTATCCGCTCCAATCATTACAACTACTGGCAGGCTGGTTATCCTGCAATAATGATTACAGATACCTCTTTCTTACGCAATCCCAACTACCACCAAGCGACTGATACCATTGACACCCTCGACTTTGAGCGTATGGCAGCAGTCATCGCGAAGGGCTTTTGA
- a CDS encoding nuclear transport factor 2 family protein has product MKHLSLLLLWMFFILPTIAQAQQNTLPPQEIAERQLVAYNNRDIEAFAALFAEDAVLYTLGVDKPIAQGKTEVYELYKRLFENSPNLYCKVVNRSILGNKVLDYEQVTGRAGTEDQVMEIIAIYEIEGDLIKRCYFVRK; this is encoded by the coding sequence ATGAAGCACTTATCCTTACTCTTGCTGTGGATGTTTTTTATACTGCCCACCATTGCACAGGCTCAACAAAACACCCTGCCCCCACAGGAAATAGCCGAGCGGCAGCTGGTGGCCTACAACAACCGTGATATCGAAGCTTTTGCAGCGCTTTTTGCAGAAGATGCGGTATTGTATACGCTAGGCGTTGACAAGCCCATTGCCCAAGGCAAGACCGAGGTCTATGAACTGTACAAGCGGTTGTTTGAAAATTCTCCCAACTTGTATTGCAAGGTCGTAAACCGTAGCATATTAGGCAACAAAGTACTTGATTACGAACAGGTTACAGGCAGAGCAGGTACCGAAGATCAAGTAATGGAAATCATCGCCATCTATGAGATTGAAGGCGACCTTATCAAACGCTGCTATTTTGTGCGGAAATAA
- a CDS encoding carbon-nitrogen hydrolase, with protein MKEVQVGLAQVSCVADKAANIAKAEDNIRTLAAKGAQIICLQELFSSLYFCDVEDYANFQLAEAIPGPTTDRFQGLAKELDVVIIASLFEKRAEGLYHNTTAVIDADGSYLGKYRKNHIPDDPGYFEKFYFTPGDTGYKVFDTRFGKLGVLICWDQWYPEAARITALMGADILFYPTAIGWAQHQAAEVNQDQYNAWQTIQRSHAVANGVPVVSVNRTGVEGEMVFWGGSFVSNAFGRILYQAPHDQEALHVQTISLTESDYYRTHWPFYRDRRIETYQPILKRYLGEE; from the coding sequence ATGAAAGAAGTACAAGTAGGCCTGGCACAGGTAAGCTGCGTAGCAGACAAGGCCGCCAATATTGCCAAAGCTGAAGACAATATCCGCACCCTAGCTGCCAAAGGGGCGCAAATTATTTGTTTGCAAGAGCTGTTTTCGTCACTCTATTTTTGTGATGTAGAAGATTATGCCAATTTCCAACTGGCCGAAGCCATTCCCGGCCCTACGACGGATCGTTTCCAAGGCTTGGCCAAAGAACTAGACGTTGTGATTATTGCCTCGTTGTTTGAAAAGCGCGCCGAAGGCTTGTATCACAATACCACTGCCGTGATTGATGCCGACGGCAGCTATCTGGGCAAATATCGTAAAAATCATATCCCCGACGACCCGGGGTACTTTGAGAAATTTTATTTCACCCCCGGCGATACTGGCTACAAGGTCTTCGATACGCGCTTTGGTAAGCTAGGGGTGCTGATCTGCTGGGATCAGTGGTATCCAGAGGCAGCACGCATCACGGCCTTGATGGGTGCCGATATTTTGTTTTACCCAACCGCCATCGGCTGGGCACAGCACCAAGCCGCAGAGGTAAACCAAGACCAATACAACGCCTGGCAGACGATCCAGCGCAGCCACGCAGTAGCCAATGGCGTGCCGGTAGTGTCAGTAAACCGTACGGGGGTAGAAGGAGAAATGGTGTTCTGGGGCGGCTCGTTTGTGAGCAATGCTTTTGGGCGTATCCTCTACCAAGCCCCCCACGACCAAGAGGCGCTGCATGTACAGACCATCAGCCTCACCGAATCGGACTATTACCGCACACATTGGCCGTTTTATCGTGACCGACGCATCGAAACTTATCAGCCTATCCTCAAACGCTATCTGGGAGAGGAATAA
- a CDS encoding serine hydrolase domain-containing protein, whose translation MKYNFDELDAFLARPDVIQAFQGKAVVWVKKEGETIYQRNVGGMPTEEVILVASATKWVAAAVLLSLAQDQSIDLDKNIGYYLPVFDNFGKGAPTVRQCFQIQSGFEECLGLETTCIFRDNTRTLAQVVERIAAETPLVFEPGSTMNYGGVGMQIAGRVAEVAGGSSWEQLFQQRIAQPCRMAGATFGRSSNPGIGGNLRCSATDYMNFLEMVRNQGLSGTQRVLSTEMVETFFRPQTPLPIAFSPLPPNPPLHPYNARNVYYGFGTWQDVVNPNTNIVEQISSPGAFGTYPYIDRVRGLSVVIFTQSDLAAVLANELTIIDLIRKAIDQGSAG comes from the coding sequence ATGAAATATAATTTTGACGAACTAGACGCTTTTTTAGCACGCCCTGATGTAATACAAGCTTTTCAGGGCAAAGCCGTGGTATGGGTCAAAAAAGAAGGCGAGACCATCTATCAGCGCAATGTCGGCGGAATGCCCACAGAAGAGGTTATCTTGGTGGCCTCAGCTACCAAATGGGTGGCTGCAGCAGTACTACTGAGCTTGGCACAAGACCAAAGTATTGACCTTGACAAGAACATCGGGTATTATCTACCTGTTTTCGACAACTTTGGTAAAGGCGCACCCACCGTAAGGCAGTGCTTTCAGATACAGTCAGGATTTGAGGAGTGCTTGGGGCTGGAAACTACTTGTATTTTCAGAGACAATACCCGCACTTTAGCTCAGGTAGTGGAACGGATAGCTGCCGAAACACCCCTCGTATTCGAACCGGGCAGCACCATGAACTATGGCGGCGTGGGGATGCAAATCGCCGGCCGGGTAGCCGAAGTAGCCGGGGGAAGCTCGTGGGAGCAGCTCTTCCAACAACGCATTGCGCAACCCTGCAGGATGGCAGGGGCTACTTTTGGTCGGAGCAGTAACCCCGGCATCGGAGGTAATTTGCGTTGTAGCGCTACAGATTATATGAACTTCTTGGAGATGGTGCGCAACCAAGGGCTTTCGGGCACACAACGTGTCCTGAGCACAGAGATGGTTGAAACATTTTTCCGCCCGCAAACACCTCTACCCATTGCCTTTTCGCCACTCCCCCCTAATCCCCCATTGCACCCCTACAATGCCCGCAATGTTTATTATGGTTTCGGTACTTGGCAGGATGTGGTCAACCCTAATACCAACATAGTAGAGCAAATCAGCAGCCCGGGGGCTTTTGGTACTTATCCCTACATCGATCGGGTGCGTGGGCTTTCGGTGGTGATCTTTACACAAAGTGATCTGGCTGCTGTGCTGGCCAATGAACTGACTATCATTGACTTGATACGCAAGGCTATAGACCAAGGCAGCGCTGGTTAG
- a CDS encoding energy transducer TonB, producing MEAKKNPKVDVNLKTGMFFNIGLIISLAITLFAFEWRTYDEVDSGNQEVVEAREESTMEEPPITEMPPPPKPVIQDPEIIEVPDEEEIEEEIETKFSQVAEPLKKQEKVEIKFEAPKLQEEKTDEVFDIVEDQPAPDGGMEEFYKYIGKKMKYPTQARRMGIEGKVFVQFVVDVDGSLTDIKVVKGIGGGCDEEAVRVLEEYPKKWNPGKQRGRAVKVRMSLPIVFKLG from the coding sequence ATGGAAGCAAAAAAGAACCCTAAGGTTGATGTGAATCTAAAAACCGGGATGTTTTTCAACATCGGTCTGATTATCTCACTCGCCATCACCTTGTTCGCCTTTGAATGGCGTACTTATGACGAGGTAGACTCTGGCAATCAAGAAGTTGTAGAAGCCCGCGAGGAATCTACGATGGAAGAGCCACCAATCACCGAGATGCCCCCTCCTCCAAAGCCTGTCATTCAAGACCCCGAAATCATCGAGGTGCCTGATGAAGAGGAGATTGAGGAGGAGATTGAAACCAAGTTTAGCCAAGTAGCCGAGCCTCTCAAAAAACAAGAGAAGGTTGAAATCAAGTTTGAAGCTCCTAAATTACAGGAAGAAAAAACAGATGAAGTCTTCGATATTGTAGAAGATCAGCCAGCACCAGATGGTGGTATGGAAGAGTTCTATAAGTATATCGGCAAGAAGATGAAATATCCTACCCAAGCCCGTCGTATGGGCATTGAGGGCAAGGTGTTCGTACAGTTTGTAGTCGATGTTGACGGCTCTCTCACTGACATCAAGGTAGTGAAGGGCATCGGCGGCGGCTGCGACGAAGAGGCTGTACGTGTACTAGAGGAGTACCCCAAAAAGTGGAATCCAGGTAAGCAACGTGGTCGTGCGGTAAAAGTACGTATGTCGCTGCCTATCGTCTTCAAATTGGGCTAA
- a CDS encoding AbrB/MazE/SpoVT family DNA-binding domain-containing protein — protein MQVSVIQVGNSKGIRLSKTLLEKYQITDKIELVLENDYIILKPVVEPRKNWEEAFAKMHRNGDDKLFIDSVFEDENWC, from the coding sequence ATGCAGGTTTCAGTAATTCAAGTAGGTAACTCAAAGGGGATTAGACTAAGTAAAACCCTTTTAGAAAAGTACCAAATCACCGACAAGATAGAACTTGTTTTAGAGAATGATTACATTATTCTCAAACCAGTTGTCGAACCCCGAAAGAATTGGGAAGAAGCCTTTGCCAAAATGCACCGCAACGGAGACGACAAATTGTTTATTGACAGCGTGTTTGAAGACGAAAATTGGTGCTAA
- a CDS encoding type II toxin-antitoxin system PemK/MazF family toxin → MITFLQYEIVVINLDPTVGSEIKKKRPCLIVSPNEMNKHLATVVVCPITSQSKKYPTRVSFDLEGQESWIVIDQICTIDKSRVTKTIGHLEDEIIEQVKAIIKEAYVD, encoded by the coding sequence ATGATAACTTTTTTGCAGTACGAAATTGTTGTTATCAATTTAGACCCAACAGTGGGGAGTGAAATCAAGAAAAAAAGACCTTGCCTCATTGTTTCCCCTAACGAGATGAACAAACACTTGGCAACAGTCGTAGTTTGTCCCATAACTTCGCAGTCAAAAAAATATCCAACAAGGGTAAGTTTTGATTTGGAAGGACAGGAGAGTTGGATAGTGATAGACCAAATTTGCACCATAGACAAGAGCCGAGTAACCAAAACCATAGGACACTTAGAAGACGAAATCATTGAACAAGTGAAGGCAATCATCAAAGAAGCTTATGTGGACTAA